The Verrucomicrobiia bacterium genome has a window encoding:
- a CDS encoding HlyD family secretion protein, with the protein MSKKERERHGPPGSLVSRVSQPIGNTGSNDQDELSTITSSIYRTFNISSHCFHQINNLILLTISILRIKLQMARNLRREGQSKNRTRPMKVNDTMSTATATLPETISPRAVDSSVTPGSRAVEVRETTETLTKAVNGHSHPAAAPRKTNRQRHWIVGVAVLAVAAAVGTYYWKFVAPYESTDDAFIEAHVAPIAPQVAGRVTRVLVKDNEDVKQGDVLVEIDASDYQVKLDQARANLAAAQSQLDQANAQFSVDQAKAAQEKASVEAAKAEANRAEADLKRYQAVGDLGVSASQLDLAATEARSTAAQVEVARNKELAAEAQLGLSKANIRTAKADVQRNEAAVHQAELDLSYTQVKAPEAGFVTHRTVEAGAYVQTGQPLLAIVPRHVWVVANFKETQLTHMHPGQPVEVKVDAYPQIKFTGHVDSIQSGAGARFSLLPPENASGNYVKVVQRVPVKITLDNANASQYVLGPGMSVEPEVRVK; encoded by the coding sequence GTGTCGAAAAAGGAACGCGAAAGGCATGGCCCTCCAGGAAGTTTGGTTTCGCGTGTCTCGCAGCCAATTGGCAACACAGGCTCGAATGATCAGGACGAACTCTCGACCATTACCAGTTCAATTTATCGCACGTTCAACATTTCGTCCCATTGCTTCCATCAAATCAACAATCTCATCTTGCTTACAATAAGCATATTACGAATTAAACTCCAGATGGCACGAAATCTGAGAAGGGAGGGACAAAGTAAGAACAGAACACGGCCAATGAAAGTAAATGACACCATGAGCACTGCGACAGCCACTCTCCCAGAAACCATCTCCCCGCGAGCCGTTGATTCGTCCGTTACACCCGGCAGCCGCGCGGTAGAAGTGCGTGAAACCACCGAAACGCTGACCAAGGCTGTAAACGGACATTCCCATCCGGCTGCCGCCCCCCGGAAAACCAATCGGCAACGCCATTGGATCGTTGGCGTCGCCGTGTTGGCAGTGGCCGCAGCAGTCGGAACCTATTATTGGAAATTCGTGGCGCCATACGAATCCACCGACGACGCGTTTATCGAGGCTCATGTTGCGCCGATTGCGCCGCAGGTTGCCGGCCGAGTAACCCGCGTGTTGGTGAAGGACAACGAAGACGTGAAGCAAGGCGATGTGCTGGTGGAAATCGACGCGAGCGATTATCAAGTGAAACTGGATCAAGCCCGTGCCAATCTCGCCGCCGCGCAAAGTCAGCTGGATCAAGCCAACGCGCAGTTCTCCGTCGATCAGGCCAAGGCGGCGCAGGAGAAGGCCAGTGTGGAGGCTGCCAAAGCCGAAGCCAATCGGGCCGAAGCCGATTTGAAGCGGTATCAGGCGGTGGGTGATCTGGGTGTTTCAGCCAGCCAACTGGATCTCGCCGCGACCGAAGCGCGTTCCACTGCGGCGCAAGTCGAAGTAGCGCGCAACAAGGAGCTGGCCGCAGAAGCGCAGCTGGGCCTGAGCAAAGCCAACATCCGAACCGCCAAGGCGGATGTTCAGCGAAATGAAGCGGCGGTGCACCAGGCGGAACTTGATCTCTCCTACACGCAGGTCAAAGCGCCGGAAGCGGGATTTGTGACGCATCGCACTGTCGAGGCGGGCGCCTACGTGCAAACCGGTCAGCCTCTGCTCGCGATTGTGCCGCGACACGTCTGGGTGGTGGCGAATTTCAAGGAGACGCAGTTGACTCACATGCATCCCGGCCAGCCAGTCGAGGTCAAGGTCGACGCGTATCCACAGATCAAGTTTACCGGTCATGTGGACAGCATCCAGTCCGGTGCCGGTGCGCGGTTCAGTTTGTTGCCGCCGGAAAACGCCTCCGGCAATTATGTCAAGGTCGTGCAGCGCGTGCCGGTGAAGATCACGCTCGATAACGCGAACGCCAGTCAATATGTCCTGGGCCCGGGCATGTCGGTCGAACCCGAGGTTCGGGTGAAGTAA
- a CDS encoding efflux transporter outer membrane subunit — translation MLCLHPRCAAVEKSQGSRAGRGSLMENKIMKANQVLLLTLLALAAIVAILNSGCAVGPNYHRPETSTPAHWSEPLAGGETNSTAAVVMWWKTFNDPELDSLVDRAVQSNLDLRIAEARVREARTQYRIASADLWPTASASGSYARAGTSHHQPVLGSLPRPANVPFENDVYQAGFDASWELDVFGGKRRAVEAAKADVAAIEFGQRATVMTLLGDVARNYADLRGYQRRLAIANENITAQEAALAITRNRFTNGVTSDLDVQQASTLLASTLAEVPTLESAIQASIHRLSVLLGQPPGALQTELSSSIPIPAAPPEVPVGLPSDLMLRRPDVQAAERQLAAATANIGVATADLFPKFSLTGVAGFQSVSASDWFTSGSKFWSVGPSIQWKIFDAGRIRASIKVQNARQEQALANYEQTVLAAFEDVENALVFYAKEQVRQRSLGDAVKSSQNSLVLAQKLYANGLTDFLNVLEAERSLYQAQDQLVQSERTVSVDLIALYKSLGGGWQVAAPQTALISANSSMRWNQRH, via the coding sequence GTGCTCTGTCTGCATCCTCGGTGCGCTGCTGTTGAGAAAAGTCAAGGTTCACGCGCCGGTCGCGGCTCATTAATGGAGAACAAAATCATGAAAGCAAATCAAGTGCTGCTCTTAACCCTTCTGGCGCTCGCCGCCATTGTGGCCATCTTAAACTCGGGTTGCGCTGTGGGACCGAACTATCACCGGCCTGAAACCAGCACTCCGGCGCACTGGAGTGAACCCCTTGCCGGCGGCGAAACCAATTCAACGGCAGCGGTCGTCATGTGGTGGAAGACTTTCAACGACCCCGAACTGGATTCGCTGGTTGATCGTGCGGTGCAGTCCAATCTGGATTTGCGCATTGCCGAGGCACGTGTGCGCGAAGCCCGGACACAATACCGGATTGCCTCGGCGGATCTTTGGCCGACAGCCAGTGCATCAGGTTCCTATGCGCGAGCGGGGACGAGTCATCACCAACCTGTGCTGGGGTCTTTGCCCCGTCCTGCGAATGTTCCCTTTGAAAATGACGTTTACCAGGCGGGGTTTGATGCATCGTGGGAACTCGACGTATTCGGCGGAAAACGCCGGGCCGTGGAGGCAGCCAAAGCAGATGTCGCGGCCATCGAATTTGGTCAGCGCGCCACCGTGATGACATTGTTGGGCGATGTGGCGCGAAATTACGCCGATCTGCGGGGGTATCAACGGCGCCTGGCCATTGCGAACGAGAACATCACGGCACAGGAGGCGGCGCTGGCCATCACACGCAATCGTTTCACCAACGGTGTCACCAGCGACCTGGATGTGCAGCAGGCGTCCACGCTGCTGGCCAGCACACTCGCCGAAGTTCCAACACTGGAGAGCGCAATCCAGGCCAGCATTCATCGGCTAAGCGTGCTGCTGGGCCAGCCGCCCGGCGCTCTGCAAACCGAACTATCAAGTTCAATCCCCATTCCAGCCGCGCCGCCGGAGGTTCCGGTTGGACTGCCCTCGGACCTGATGCTGCGTCGCCCAGATGTGCAAGCAGCGGAACGCCAGCTTGCCGCGGCCACAGCCAATATCGGCGTGGCGACCGCGGACTTGTTTCCAAAATTCTCACTCACCGGTGTGGCGGGATTCCAAAGCGTGAGCGCAAGCGACTGGTTCACGAGCGGCAGCAAGTTTTGGTCGGTCGGTCCTTCCATCCAATGGAAGATTTTTGACGCCGGTCGCATCCGCGCCAGTATCAAGGTCCAAAACGCCCGACAGGAACAGGCCCTGGCCAATTATGAACAAACCGTGTTGGCGGCTTTTGAAGACGTGGAAAACGCGCTGGTATTTTATGCCAAGGAACAGGTGCGCCAGCGCTCGCTGGGAGACGCCGTCAAATCCAGCCAGAATTCACTGGTGCTGGCGCAAAAGCTTTATGCTAACGGCCTGACCGACTTTCTCAATGTCCTGGAGGCCGAACGCTCGCTATACCAAGCACAGGATCAGTTGGTCCAAAGTGAGCGCACCGTTTCGGTGGATCTCATTGCGCTCTACAAGTCACTTGGCGGCGGCTGGCAAGTGGCAGCCCCGCAAACCGCGCTTATTTCGGCCAACAGCTCCATGCGTTGGAATCAAAGGCACTGA
- a CDS encoding sigma 54-interacting transcriptional regulator — MESGDNDKFDPAFASALLLEIAQEQSLEALLKKLVARILERPAVARVRIWLIYKGDICATCVRRKDCPDQTRCLHAVAGGSHLIEHGEEEEYARMTDRFARIPLGAGPVGRIGADGKQLVLRDLDQEPGELAYIDWLKPEQIRGFNGVPISFKGEVLGVIAVFSRQNVPAGAEIWGRIFADHVAGAIANARAFEEIQRLKTQLEQQNAYLQEEVIEAKAFGDLVGQSAALKQVVSQIDLVAPTDASVLILGETGTGKELVAHEIHRRSRRKDKPLIRVNCASVPKELYESEFFGHAKGAFTGAIKDRAGRFETAEGGTLFLDEIGEVPLELQGKLLRVLQEKCYERVGEDRTRHADVRIIGATNRDLKKEVAAGRFREDLYYRLNVFPIQVAALRERGEDIPLLARHFIEASVKELGYAQPRLTRAGVVQLQSYLWPGNIRELRNVIERAVILARGGLLEFDLPGANAPLSIPLAEPQGEAGNQIEFLTELEMQQRERENLAAVLEKSGWKIKGRGGAAELLGIKPTTLLSRMKKMGLKRQA, encoded by the coding sequence GTGGAATCCGGCGACAACGACAAATTTGACCCCGCCTTTGCAAGTGCTTTGCTCTTGGAGATTGCGCAGGAGCAGTCGTTGGAGGCTTTGCTCAAAAAACTGGTCGCGCGGATCCTGGAACGGCCAGCGGTCGCGCGGGTCCGGATCTGGCTCATCTACAAAGGAGATATCTGCGCAACCTGCGTGCGCCGGAAGGATTGTCCCGACCAAACGCGATGTCTCCATGCGGTGGCGGGTGGCAGCCACTTGATAGAGCACGGAGAGGAAGAGGAATACGCGCGCATGACGGATCGTTTCGCGCGCATTCCGCTGGGGGCCGGCCCGGTCGGCAGGATTGGAGCTGACGGAAAGCAACTCGTGCTGCGGGATCTGGACCAGGAACCCGGCGAACTCGCTTACATTGATTGGCTCAAGCCGGAACAAATTCGGGGGTTCAACGGCGTGCCGATTTCGTTCAAGGGCGAGGTGCTTGGCGTTATTGCGGTATTCAGCCGGCAGAATGTTCCTGCGGGCGCGGAAATTTGGGGACGCATCTTCGCGGACCACGTCGCAGGAGCCATCGCAAACGCGCGGGCGTTTGAAGAAATCCAGCGGCTCAAAACTCAACTTGAACAGCAGAACGCCTACCTTCAAGAAGAAGTCATCGAAGCCAAGGCGTTTGGAGATCTGGTTGGCCAGAGTGCCGCGTTAAAACAAGTTGTCAGCCAGATTGACCTGGTGGCGCCCACCGATGCCTCGGTGCTCATCCTTGGCGAGACCGGCACCGGCAAGGAACTGGTCGCGCATGAGATTCACCGCCGCAGCCGGCGGAAAGACAAGCCATTGATTCGCGTAAACTGCGCCTCGGTTCCCAAGGAGCTGTATGAGAGTGAATTTTTCGGTCACGCCAAGGGTGCGTTCACGGGAGCCATCAAGGACCGCGCGGGACGGTTCGAGACAGCCGAAGGCGGAACCCTTTTTCTGGACGAAATTGGCGAGGTGCCATTGGAGTTGCAGGGCAAACTGCTGCGTGTCTTGCAGGAGAAATGTTACGAACGGGTCGGCGAAGATCGCACGCGGCATGCCGACGTGCGCATCATTGGCGCCACGAACCGTGATTTAAAGAAGGAGGTTGCGGCGGGAAGATTTCGCGAAGACCTTTACTACCGGCTAAATGTTTTCCCCATTCAAGTCGCGGCCTTGCGGGAGCGCGGCGAAGACATACCGCTTTTGGCCAGGCATTTCATCGAAGCTTCGGTAAAGGAACTCGGTTACGCCCAGCCGCGTCTTACTCGTGCGGGGGTTGTTCAGCTTCAAAGTTATCTCTGGCCGGGCAACATTCGTGAGCTTCGGAATGTGATCGAACGCGCCGTGATTCTGGCTCGGGGTGGCCTGCTTGAATTCGATTTGCCCGGCGCGAACGCACCCCTGTCCATCCCTTTAGCTGAACCGCAGGGTGAAGCGGGTAATCAGATTGAATTCTTGACCGAACTGGAAATGCAGCAGCGTGAACGGGAGAATCTGGCGGCTGTGCTGGAAAAGTCCGGCTGGAAAATCAAAGGGCGCGGTGGGGCGGCGGAACTGCTGGGGATCAAGCCCACCACCTTGCTCTCCCGCATGAAAAAAATGGGCTTAAAACGCCAGGCGTGA
- a CDS encoding exo-alpha-sialidase, with protein sequence MSKVRVLVGTKKGAFILTADGRRQNWEITGPHFAGWEIYHLKGSPVDPNRLYASQSSGWFGQIIQRSDDGGKTWITPGSSAEELKSPDGFPKGESNKFVYAGEAGKHLWYDGTPHPWEFKRIWHVEPSTTDPDTAYAGAEDAAIFKTADGGKTWQELPGLRNVKSHLWQPGAGGMAVHTILLDPKNPNRIYVAISAGGCFRTDDGGKTWKPITRGLKSLFELPDPDAEVGHCVHRIALHPTKPDVLFMQKHWDVMRSDNAGDQWAEVSGNLPTDFGFPIDVHFHEPETIYVVPITSDSLHYPPDGKLRVYRSKTGGNDWEPLGKGLPEKNCYVNVLRDAMAVDQLDDCGIYFGTTGGQVYCSPDGGNTWSAIVRDLPPVYSVEVQTLP encoded by the coding sequence ATGAGCAAAGTTCGAGTGTTGGTCGGCACAAAAAAGGGCGCGTTCATTCTTACGGCGGACGGCCGGCGCCAGAACTGGGAAATCACCGGTCCGCACTTCGCGGGGTGGGAGATTTACCACCTGAAGGGTTCGCCTGTGGATCCCAATCGTCTCTACGCGTCACAATCGAGCGGTTGGTTTGGCCAGATCATCCAGCGCTCCGATGACGGCGGCAAAACGTGGATCACGCCCGGCAGCAGTGCGGAGGAACTGAAGAGTCCGGATGGCTTTCCCAAAGGCGAGAGCAACAAGTTTGTTTACGCGGGCGAAGCCGGAAAACACCTCTGGTATGACGGCACGCCGCATCCGTGGGAGTTCAAGCGCATCTGGCACGTTGAGCCTTCGACAACCGATCCCGACACCGCCTACGCCGGCGCGGAAGACGCGGCGATTTTCAAAACCGCGGATGGCGGCAAAACGTGGCAGGAACTGCCTGGATTGCGCAACGTCAAGAGCCATCTCTGGCAGCCGGGCGCGGGCGGCATGGCCGTGCACACCATCCTGCTGGATCCGAAAAACCCAAACCGGATTTACGTCGCCATCTCGGCAGGCGGCTGTTTTCGCACGGATGATGGCGGCAAAACTTGGAAACCCATCACGCGCGGACTGAAGTCGCTTTTTGAACTGCCCGACCCCGACGCCGAAGTTGGCCATTGCGTGCATCGCATCGCCCTGCACCCCACTAAACCTGACGTGCTGTTCATGCAGAAACACTGGGATGTGATGCGCTCGGACAATGCCGGCGATCAGTGGGCCGAAGTCAGCGGCAACCTGCCAACGGATTTTGGTTTTCCCATCGATGTGCACTTCCACGAGCCGGAGACGATTTACGTCGTCCCCATCACCAGCGATTCGCTGCACTACCCGCCGGACGGCAAGCTGCGTGTCTATCGCAGCAAAACCGGCGGGAATGACTGGGAGCCACTGGGCAAGGGGCTGCCCGAGAAAAACTGCTATGTGAATGTCCTGCGTGACGCAATGGCGGTGGACCAGCTCGATGATTGCGGCATTTATTTCGGCACGACCGGCGGGCAGGTCTATTGCTCGCCCGACGGCGGCAACACGTGGAGCGCCATCGTGCGCGATTTGCCGCCTGTTTACTCGGTCGAAGTGCAGACGCTGCCATGA
- a CDS encoding YciI family protein yields MSNTSEHGYMLIFRGTDWYKGLSPGEMQQITDRWMAWFNGLKDEGKCIAGNPLEREGKIIAGKNGRLVSDGPFAESKETIGGYFLLRVGTLDEAVAIGQQCPGLPYGIRVEVRPVAGECPIAEELRAEARLSHA; encoded by the coding sequence ATGAGCAACACATCAGAACACGGATACATGCTGATTTTTCGCGGCACAGACTGGTATAAAGGCCTTTCGCCCGGGGAGATGCAGCAAATCACTGACCGCTGGATGGCTTGGTTCAACGGCTTGAAGGACGAGGGCAAATGTATTGCCGGCAATCCACTCGAACGCGAAGGCAAAATTATTGCGGGTAAAAATGGCCGCCTCGTTTCCGACGGGCCCTTCGCCGAATCAAAAGAGACCATTGGCGGTTATTTTCTACTTCGGGTAGGCACGCTTGATGAGGCGGTGGCCATCGGCCAGCAATGCCCCGGCCTGCCTTACGGCATCCGTGTTGAAGTCCGGCCCGTGGCAGGCGAATGCCCAATCGCCGAAGAATTACGCGCCGAAGCCCGACTGTCCCATGCTTAA
- a CDS encoding MoaD/ThiS family protein: MIRVQLPFHLRTLAGVNGEVQLAVPAPVTLGAVLEAVETRYPVLRGTIRDHVTLKRRPFVRFFACKEDLSLEPPETPLPAPILTGEEPFLIIGAMAGG, from the coding sequence ATGATCCGGGTTCAACTTCCATTTCATCTGCGCACGCTTGCCGGGGTGAATGGCGAAGTGCAGCTTGCGGTCCCCGCCCCGGTCACGTTGGGTGCGGTGTTGGAGGCCGTGGAAACGCGATACCCCGTGTTGCGCGGCACCATTCGCGACCATGTCACCTTGAAGCGCCGTCCGTTTGTCCGGTTCTTCGCCTGCAAGGAAGACCTTTCGCTCGAACCGCCGGAAACGCCGCTGCCCGCGCCCATCCTCACCGGCGAGGAACCGTTCCTGATCATCGGTGCCATGGCCGGCGGCTGA
- a CDS encoding DHA2 family efflux MFS transporter permease subunit, with protein MNTNETQPSVNPWTIAVSVMLATFMEVLDTSIANVSLRHIAGSLSVSTDESTWVLTTYLISNAIVIPTTAWFGQKFGRKRFLMTCVAIFTAASFLCGVATSLPMLLAMRVLQGAGGGALQPIAQSILLESFPKEKHGTAMGVYGLGVVTAPILGPVLGGWITDNYSWRWIFFINVPVGIFALMLMQRFIHDPHWIRNARPARLDVIGFSFMSLWLGCQEVLLDKGQEDDWFGSHFIVIMAALAVAGFIAFIWRVSRTEKPFVDLSVLKNYNFSLGLGLMFFAGLSLYSLTALIPLFLQSLMGYTALQSGYAMIPRGLGALVAMPLAGRLVTKIQGRYLVAGGFLSFGGASFVLAHLSLDLSIWVLFWPLFFSGVAIAFMFVPLNTIALGSLKPEQIGNASGIFNLMRNVGGSVGISLVTTFVARSAQAHQTILAAHLTPYDTTYQSTLQTMTSSFAAHGNAAAHQLAVGSMYHTLLRQANLLAYLDNFRWFALLCSVCILGALLLRKVKVHAPVAAH; from the coding sequence ATGAACACCAACGAAACTCAGCCGAGCGTGAATCCCTGGACGATCGCCGTGTCCGTGATGCTGGCCACGTTCATGGAGGTGCTGGACACGTCGATCGCCAATGTTTCGCTGCGGCACATTGCGGGCAGCCTCTCGGTGTCCACCGATGAATCCACATGGGTGCTGACGACCTACCTGATTTCCAATGCCATCGTCATCCCGACCACGGCATGGTTTGGACAGAAATTCGGCCGCAAACGTTTCCTGATGACTTGTGTGGCCATCTTTACGGCGGCTTCGTTCCTGTGTGGTGTTGCCACCAGCCTGCCGATGTTGCTCGCGATGCGTGTGCTTCAAGGTGCCGGTGGCGGCGCGCTGCAGCCGATCGCGCAATCCATCCTGCTCGAGAGTTTTCCGAAGGAAAAGCACGGCACCGCGATGGGCGTGTATGGACTGGGTGTGGTGACCGCGCCGATTCTCGGGCCGGTGCTTGGTGGCTGGATCACCGACAACTACAGTTGGCGCTGGATTTTCTTCATCAATGTCCCGGTTGGAATATTTGCGTTGATGTTAATGCAACGCTTCATCCATGACCCGCACTGGATTCGCAATGCCCGTCCCGCGCGCCTCGACGTGATCGGCTTCAGCTTCATGTCGCTCTGGCTCGGCTGTCAGGAAGTGCTGCTGGACAAGGGGCAGGAAGACGACTGGTTCGGCTCACACTTCATCGTGATCATGGCTGCCCTGGCCGTGGCCGGCTTCATCGCCTTTATCTGGCGGGTATCGAGAACGGAAAAGCCGTTCGTGGACCTGAGCGTCCTGAAGAATTACAACTTCAGCCTCGGCCTGGGTTTGATGTTCTTTGCCGGCCTGTCGCTCTACAGCCTCACCGCGTTGATTCCCTTGTTCCTGCAATCATTGATGGGTTACACGGCGTTGCAAAGCGGTTACGCCATGATCCCGCGCGGCCTGGGCGCCTTGGTGGCGATGCCGCTCGCCGGACGGCTCGTGACCAAGATTCAGGGCCGTTACCTCGTGGCCGGTGGCTTTCTTTCCTTTGGCGGCGCGTCGTTCGTGCTGGCGCACCTGTCGCTCGACCTGTCGATCTGGGTTCTGTTCTGGCCGTTGTTCTTCAGCGGAGTCGCCATTGCGTTCATGTTCGTCCCGCTGAACACAATTGCGCTGGGCTCGCTCAAGCCGGAGCAAATCGGCAATGCCAGCGGCATTTTCAATCTCATGCGGAACGTCGGTGGCAGCGTGGGCATCTCGCTGGTCACAACCTTCGTGGCGCGCAGCGCCCAGGCACACCAAACAATATTGGCCGCGCATTTGACGCCCTACGACACAACTTACCAGTCCACCTTGCAAACCATGACCTCTTCGTTTGCGGCTCACGGCAATGCGGCAGCCCATCAATTGGCCGTTGGTTCCATGTATCACACGCTGCTGAGGCAGGCCAACCTGCTGGCGTATCTGGATAACTTCCGTTGGTTCGCGCTGTTGTGCTCTGTCTGCATCCTCGGTGCGCTGCTGTTGAGAAAAGTCAAGGTTCACGCGCCGGTCGCGGCTCATTAA
- a CDS encoding VOC family protein, translating into MSTNNDRHLVQPYLFFDGRCEEAVEFYRRALGAEIQMLMRFKDAPEPPQPGCAPGSENKIMHVSFRIGGSVIMASDGRCEGKPTFAGFALSLTVANAAEAEKSFNALSEGGQVQMPLGKTFFSPSFGMVADRFGVSWMVYVAP; encoded by the coding sequence ATGAGCACCAACAATGATCGTCACCTGGTTCAACCCTACCTCTTTTTCGACGGGCGCTGCGAAGAAGCCGTCGAATTCTACCGGCGCGCGCTGGGCGCGGAAATACAGATGCTGATGCGGTTCAAGGACGCTCCCGAGCCGCCGCAACCGGGGTGTGCGCCTGGTTCCGAGAACAAAATCATGCACGTCAGCTTTCGCATTGGCGGTTCTGTGATCATGGCGTCGGACGGACGCTGCGAAGGCAAACCAACCTTCGCCGGCTTTGCCCTGTCGCTCACCGTGGCCAATGCAGCGGAGGCGGAAAAGTCGTTCAACGCGTTGAGCGAAGGCGGGCAGGTGCAGATGCCGCTCGGCAAGACGTTTTTCTCCCCCAGCTTTGGCATGGTGGCCGACCGTTTCGGCGTGTCATGGATGGTTTATGTTGCGCCCTGA
- a CDS encoding DoxX family protein: MSTEFSARPSKVLFWTGWVLTLLPAALLVFSAVMKLMKPQPVVEGFAHFGIPELVIVPLGVLELGCTVIYLIPRTAVLGAILLTGYLGGATFANVRIGDSFIMTVVVGIAVWGGLFLRDPRVRQLIPLRSGGAPAGK; encoded by the coding sequence ATGAGCACAGAATTTTCCGCCCGCCCTTCCAAGGTGCTCTTTTGGACAGGATGGGTGCTGACCTTGTTGCCGGCAGCATTGCTGGTGTTTAGCGCGGTAATGAAACTGATGAAACCGCAGCCCGTCGTGGAGGGGTTTGCGCACTTCGGCATTCCCGAATTGGTCATCGTTCCGCTCGGCGTTTTGGAACTGGGCTGCACGGTCATTTATCTCATCCCGCGGACGGCCGTGCTGGGCGCGATCTTGCTCACCGGTTACCTCGGCGGTGCCACCTTCGCAAACGTGCGCATCGGCGATTCCTTCATTATGACCGTCGTGGTCGGCATCGCTGTTTGGGGGGGACTCTTTCTCCGTGACCCGCGCGTGCGACAATTGATCCCCTTGCGTTCTGGCGGAGCACCGGCGGGAAAATAA
- a CDS encoding NADP-dependent oxidoreductase, whose product MKAIYLNRKGGPEALSYGDIPKPEAGEDTVLVRVQATAVTPTELAWFPTFRTPAGGPRPFPIVLGHEFSGVVESVGLNVKTFRPGDAVYGMNDWFSNGAQAEYVVAPAGALARKPRLLEPGRAAAVPISALTAWQGLFEKAELHCGQSVLIHGASGGVGLFAVQLARRRGAHVIATASAPHLDFIRAMGAAEVIDYRATRFDSQLRDVDLVFDTIGGETLDRSWALLANGGRLVTIATSSASSADARVRDAFMLVRADGAELDEIGRLIDAGELMVFVDNVFPLADAPAAYERARRGGRRGKIVLHVAD is encoded by the coding sequence ATGAAAGCAATTTACCTGAACCGTAAAGGTGGTCCTGAGGCCTTGAGTTATGGCGACATCCCCAAGCCAGAGGCGGGTGAAGACACCGTGCTGGTCCGGGTCCAGGCCACGGCAGTTACTCCCACCGAGCTGGCCTGGTTTCCAACATTTCGCACACCCGCAGGTGGACCACGTCCGTTCCCAATCGTGCTGGGGCATGAGTTCTCAGGCGTTGTTGAATCCGTCGGGCTGAACGTGAAGACGTTCCGGCCCGGAGATGCCGTTTATGGGATGAATGATTGGTTCAGCAACGGAGCGCAGGCAGAATACGTCGTTGCTCCGGCTGGCGCACTGGCCCGCAAGCCAAGATTACTCGAACCCGGCCGCGCCGCCGCTGTGCCCATCTCCGCGTTGACGGCATGGCAGGGCTTGTTCGAAAAGGCAGAATTGCATTGCGGGCAAAGCGTTTTAATTCATGGAGCATCAGGCGGTGTCGGTCTGTTTGCCGTGCAACTGGCGCGCCGTCGCGGGGCCCACGTCATTGCCACGGCATCAGCGCCGCATCTCGATTTTATTCGGGCGATGGGCGCCGCAGAGGTAATTGACTATCGGGCCACACGGTTTGATTCCCAGCTTCGCGACGTGGATCTCGTCTTCGACACAATCGGCGGCGAAACGCTGGACCGCTCCTGGGCTTTGCTCGCGAATGGTGGCAGGCTGGTAACCATTGCCACATCCAGCGCCAGTTCAGCCGACGCCCGTGTCCGTGACGCCTTCATGTTGGTGCGCGCAGACGGAGCCGAATTGGATGAAATCGGGCGACTGATTGATGCTGGTGAACTTATGGTGTTTGTTGACAACGTGTTCCCGCTGGCCGACGCCCCCGCCGCTTACGAGCGAGCCCGGCGCGGCGGAAGGCGTGGGAAAATCGTCCTGCACGTGGCGGATTAA
- a CDS encoding SRPBCC domain-containing protein has translation MTAETITPVGSPFVIAQVFDAPREQVWRAWTERARLMQWFGPKGFTMPAAKMDFRPGGMFHYCLQAPDGTEMWGKFVYREIVPPERIVLINFFSDEDGGITRHPMSATWPRETLSTTRFLEQDGGTTLAIEWSAWNATPEEQETFDGAHDGMQQGWQGTFEQLAAYLAKATQAGPASANAASGQPAQ, from the coding sequence ATGACTGCTGAAACAATCACGCCGGTTGGAAGCCCGTTTGTCATCGCCCAGGTCTTCGACGCACCGCGTGAACAGGTCTGGCGCGCCTGGACCGAACGGGCGCGCCTCATGCAATGGTTTGGTCCAAAGGGATTCACCATGCCCGCCGCGAAGATGGATTTTCGCCCGGGCGGCATGTTCCATTACTGCCTCCAGGCCCCCGACGGCACCGAAATGTGGGGCAAATTTGTTTATCGAGAAATCGTCCCCCCAGAGCGCATCGTGCTCATCAATTTCTTCTCAGACGAGGACGGCGGCATCACGCGGCACCCCATGAGCGCGACCTGGCCGCGCGAAACCTTGTCCACCACGCGCTTCCTTGAACAGGACGGCGGCACGACGCTGGCCATTGAGTGGTCGGCCTGGAACGCCACGCCGGAGGAGCAAGAGACATTCGACGGCGCACACGACGGCATGCAGCAGGGCTGGCAGGGCACATTCGAACAACTCGCCGCGTATCTGGCCAAAGCGACGCAAGCCGGCCCGGCATCCGCCAACGCGGCGTCCGGCCAGCCCGCCCAATAA